From the Pungitius pungitius chromosome 6, fPunPun2.1, whole genome shotgun sequence genome, one window contains:
- the LOC119195940 gene encoding cytosolic 5'-nucleotidase 1A yields the protein MVSTVHNTDVKQKDAGCALVVAVTARAVFDAGTGDVYGMGVAFPLLQSLQRVNERLLEKNPAEKLLFDVVLIATDSQQQSSRIISSTSHYGLEVGRFCFSSREDLVETLLVNKVHLFLSTDREEALQASHKGVPSALLGRQEAPSEPLRVMLCGDAVVRPDSDPAPASRRAAQSFSARLGEMRGRFGAAGSPLSIVLVTSSGGSESCGVALQALRSRGLAVDEAYCLAGAPRGPILSLLRPHFLLGDGVIDLED from the exons ATGGTCTCCACGGTCCACAACACCGACGTGAAGCAG AAAGACGCTGGTTGTGCACTGGTCGTCGCGGTAACGGCGCGCGCGGTGTTCGATGCTGGAACAGGTGACGTGTACGGAATGGGCGTGGCTTTCCCCTTGCTGCAG TCGCTGCAGAGAGTGAACGAACGTCTGCTGGAGAAGAATCCAGCTGAGAAGCTGCTGTTTGATGTCGTCCTGATCGCCACCGACAGCCAGCAGCAGAGCTCCCGCATCATCAGCAGCACCAGCCACTACG GTCTCGAAGTGGGCCGGTTCTGCTTTTCCAGCCGGGAGGATTTGGTCGAGACTTTATTGGTAAACAAGGTGCATCTCTTCCTCTCGACGGACCGAGAGGAGGCGCTGCAGGCGTCACACAAAG GTGTCCCCTCGGCGCTGCTCGGTCGGCAGGAAGCTCCGTCAGAGCCGCTCAGAGTGATGTTGTGCGGGGACGCCGTCGTCCGGCCCGACTCCGACCCGGCGCCGGCGAGCCGACGGGCCGCTCAG AGCTTCTCGGCGCGGCTCGGCGAGATGCGGGGCCGGTTCGGCGCGGCGGGCAGCCCCCTCAGCATCGTCCTGGTGACGTCCAGCGGCGGCAGCGAGAGCTGCGGCGTGGCCCTGCAGGCGCTCAGGTCCCGCGGCCTCGCCGTGGACGAAGCGTACTGTCTGGCCGGGGCCCCGCGGGGCCCCATCCTGTCGCTGCTGCGACCTCACTTCCTGCTCGGCGACGGCGTCATCGACCTGGAGGACTGA
- the LOC119195939 gene encoding GRAM domain-containing protein 4-like isoform X1 encodes MRKHLDRIRFRGQRRDEFLDLADSPNTSDTECTEEVVIKPRLAAREAEEPREAESEQQCDAPAGPATFSADDSRTDLNEVKGHLEIALLEKHFLQEELRKLREESNVDALRQELERERSRCAELEQKISDVVKPRLEDSPCQTRKAPPPPPPSSTSTGSSPSDKQKDTLTDSFLKWLYERFGVYIEDFRFQPEEQTVETEEPLSAKRLTENMRRLKRGFKPLTNFKRNLTALSSWNSVYTSAIAFIVYMYAAWHGWAVPMFLFLAILRLSLNCLIARGWRIQWSIVPEVSEPVEPPKEELTVSEKFTLVLDVAQKAQNLFGKMANILEKIKNLFMWVQPELTQKLYVGLWLAFISSCLLPFKLLGFIIGVYAGIKFFIIDFIFKSCPKLRQRFDTPYIIWTHLPTDLQLKERGGTTLSRRVAVTAGRGSLGAAAPLGVSRDEDGGRYSSTKRGAFHEVFSLPESERPLTVCESGWRCCLINRDRKTPTDYIRNGYLYVTENYLCFESSSSRSGSSKRNKVIKLLEVIDIQKYKVLSVLPGSGMGISIATPSTQKPMVFGAMIHRDEAFDAILTQYTKILNASPATSHET; translated from the exons ATGCGGAAGCACCTGGACCGGATCCGGTTCCGGGGCCAGAGGCGGGACGAGTTCCTGGATCTGGCCGATTCGCCCAACACGTCGGACACGGAATGCACCGAGGAGGTCGTGATCAAACCGCGACTCGCCGCCCGGGAGGCGGAGGAGCCGCGGGAGGCGGAGTCAGAGCAGCAGTGTGACGCGCCG GCCGGTCCGGCGACGTTTTCTGCAGACGACTCGAGGACGGATCTCaacgaggtcaaaggtcacctagAAATCGctctgttggaaaaacacttcCTGC AGGAGGAGCTGCGAAAGCTCAGGGAGGAGTCCAACGTGGACGCCCTGCggcaggagctggagagggagcgCAGCAGGTGCGCCGAGCTGGAGCAGAAGATCAGCGACGTGGTGAAGCCCAG ACTTGAAGACTCGCCTTGTCAGACGCgtaaagccccgccccctcctccaccctcctccaccagcacag GCTCCTCTCCCTCAGACAAGCAGAAGGACACTTTGACCGACAGCTTCCTGAAGTGGCTCTACGAGCGCTTCGGCGTTTACATCGAGGACTTCCGCTTCCAGCCGGAGGAGCAGACGGTGGAGACGGAGGAGCCGCTGAGCGCCAAGAG GTTGACTGAAAACATGAGACGCCTCA AGCGAGGATTCAAACCTTTGACCAATTTCAAGAGGAACCTTACTGCCTTATCCAGCTGGAACTCTGTCTACACGTCGGCCATCGCCTTCATT GTCTACATGTATGCGGCATGGCACGGCTGGGCCGTCCCCATGTTCCTGTTCCTCGCCATCCTGCGCCTCTCCTTAAATTGCCTCATCGCCAG AGGCTGGAGGATCCAGTGGAGCATCGTACCTGAAGTCTCAGAACCGGTG GAGCCTCCCAAAGAAGAACTCACGGTGTCGGAGAAGTTCACGCTGGTTCTGGACGTCGCTCAGAAAGCTCAG AATCTGTTTGGGAAGATGGCAAACATCCTGGAGAAAATAAAGAA tctgtTCATGTGGGTGCAGCCAGAGTTGACTCAGAAGCTGTACGTTGGGCTGTGGCtcgccttcatctcctcctgcctGCTGCCGTTCAAACTGCTGGGATTCATCATAG gtgtGTACGCAGGCATAAAGTTCTTCATCATCGACTTCATCTTTAAGAGTTGCCCCAAGCTGAGGCAGCGCTTCGACACGCCTTACATCATCTGGACCCACCTGCCCACCGACCTGCAGCTGAAGGAGCGCGGCGGCACCACGCTGAGCAGACgg GTGGCGGTGACGGCGGGCCGAGGCAGCCTCGGCGCCGCGGCTCCTCTGGGCGTCAGCCGGGACGAGGACGGAGGACGGTACTCCAGCACCAAGAGAGGAGCTTTCCACGAGGTCTTCAGCCTGCCGGAGAGCGAGCGTCCGCTGACAG TGTGCGAGAGCGGCTGGCGCTGCTGCCTCATCAACAGGGACCGCAAGACGCCCACGGACTACATCCGCAACGGGTACCTCTACGTCACCGAGAA TTACCTGTGCTTCGAGAGCTCCAGCTCCAGGTCCGGATCCTCCAAGAGGAACAAAGTCATCAAACTGCTGGAAGTCATCGACATCCAGAAG TACAAAGTGTTGTCCGTGCTGCCTGGATCCGGGATGGGCATCTCCATCGCAACGCCATCCACCCAGAAG CCCATGGTGTTCGGAGCGATGATCCACAGAGACGAGGCCTTCGACGCCATCCTCACCCAGTACACGAAGATCCTCAACGCGAGTCCAGCCACCAGCCATGAGACAtag
- the LOC119195939 gene encoding GRAM domain-containing protein 4-like isoform X2: protein MRKHLDRIRFRGQRRDEFLDLADSPNTSDTECTEEVVIKPRLAAREAEEPREAESEQQCDAPAGPATFSADDSRTDLNEVKGHLEIALLEKHFLQEELRKLREESNVDALRQELERERSRCAELEQKISDVVKPRLEDSPCQTRKAPPPPPPSSTSTDKQKDTLTDSFLKWLYERFGVYIEDFRFQPEEQTVETEEPLSAKRLTENMRRLKRGFKPLTNFKRNLTALSSWNSVYTSAIAFIVYMYAAWHGWAVPMFLFLAILRLSLNCLIARGWRIQWSIVPEVSEPVEPPKEELTVSEKFTLVLDVAQKAQNLFGKMANILEKIKNLFMWVQPELTQKLYVGLWLAFISSCLLPFKLLGFIIGVYAGIKFFIIDFIFKSCPKLRQRFDTPYIIWTHLPTDLQLKERGGTTLSRRVAVTAGRGSLGAAAPLGVSRDEDGGRYSSTKRGAFHEVFSLPESERPLTVCESGWRCCLINRDRKTPTDYIRNGYLYVTENYLCFESSSSRSGSSKRNKVIKLLEVIDIQKYKVLSVLPGSGMGISIATPSTQKPMVFGAMIHRDEAFDAILTQYTKILNASPATSHET from the exons ATGCGGAAGCACCTGGACCGGATCCGGTTCCGGGGCCAGAGGCGGGACGAGTTCCTGGATCTGGCCGATTCGCCCAACACGTCGGACACGGAATGCACCGAGGAGGTCGTGATCAAACCGCGACTCGCCGCCCGGGAGGCGGAGGAGCCGCGGGAGGCGGAGTCAGAGCAGCAGTGTGACGCGCCG GCCGGTCCGGCGACGTTTTCTGCAGACGACTCGAGGACGGATCTCaacgaggtcaaaggtcacctagAAATCGctctgttggaaaaacacttcCTGC AGGAGGAGCTGCGAAAGCTCAGGGAGGAGTCCAACGTGGACGCCCTGCggcaggagctggagagggagcgCAGCAGGTGCGCCGAGCTGGAGCAGAAGATCAGCGACGTGGTGAAGCCCAG ACTTGAAGACTCGCCTTGTCAGACGCgtaaagccccgccccctcctccaccctcctccaccagcacag ACAAGCAGAAGGACACTTTGACCGACAGCTTCCTGAAGTGGCTCTACGAGCGCTTCGGCGTTTACATCGAGGACTTCCGCTTCCAGCCGGAGGAGCAGACGGTGGAGACGGAGGAGCCGCTGAGCGCCAAGAG GTTGACTGAAAACATGAGACGCCTCA AGCGAGGATTCAAACCTTTGACCAATTTCAAGAGGAACCTTACTGCCTTATCCAGCTGGAACTCTGTCTACACGTCGGCCATCGCCTTCATT GTCTACATGTATGCGGCATGGCACGGCTGGGCCGTCCCCATGTTCCTGTTCCTCGCCATCCTGCGCCTCTCCTTAAATTGCCTCATCGCCAG AGGCTGGAGGATCCAGTGGAGCATCGTACCTGAAGTCTCAGAACCGGTG GAGCCTCCCAAAGAAGAACTCACGGTGTCGGAGAAGTTCACGCTGGTTCTGGACGTCGCTCAGAAAGCTCAG AATCTGTTTGGGAAGATGGCAAACATCCTGGAGAAAATAAAGAA tctgtTCATGTGGGTGCAGCCAGAGTTGACTCAGAAGCTGTACGTTGGGCTGTGGCtcgccttcatctcctcctgcctGCTGCCGTTCAAACTGCTGGGATTCATCATAG gtgtGTACGCAGGCATAAAGTTCTTCATCATCGACTTCATCTTTAAGAGTTGCCCCAAGCTGAGGCAGCGCTTCGACACGCCTTACATCATCTGGACCCACCTGCCCACCGACCTGCAGCTGAAGGAGCGCGGCGGCACCACGCTGAGCAGACgg GTGGCGGTGACGGCGGGCCGAGGCAGCCTCGGCGCCGCGGCTCCTCTGGGCGTCAGCCGGGACGAGGACGGAGGACGGTACTCCAGCACCAAGAGAGGAGCTTTCCACGAGGTCTTCAGCCTGCCGGAGAGCGAGCGTCCGCTGACAG TGTGCGAGAGCGGCTGGCGCTGCTGCCTCATCAACAGGGACCGCAAGACGCCCACGGACTACATCCGCAACGGGTACCTCTACGTCACCGAGAA TTACCTGTGCTTCGAGAGCTCCAGCTCCAGGTCCGGATCCTCCAAGAGGAACAAAGTCATCAAACTGCTGGAAGTCATCGACATCCAGAAG TACAAAGTGTTGTCCGTGCTGCCTGGATCCGGGATGGGCATCTCCATCGCAACGCCATCCACCCAGAAG CCCATGGTGTTCGGAGCGATGATCCACAGAGACGAGGCCTTCGACGCCATCCTCACCCAGTACACGAAGATCCTCAACGCGAGTCCAGCCACCAGCCATGAGACAtag